From Calothrix sp. PCC 6303, a single genomic window includes:
- a CDS encoding SMI1/KNR4 family protein: MLESLEPVINRNVKKLNNKLIHLKELDKRCEFFGSESHKYKLKPCLSKLAIQQFEDQYQVKLPDDYRDFLLEVGNGGAGPGYGLLGIEINSFDSENPELKYLSQPFILTHEWNDLDLMQASHEEGNPVYFYPNFIQGTILVAEYGCGVEARLVITGSERGNIWIDDRTNEAGIYPLSPHCAAFFHDDPDIEADLYESIEEVKTALSFYDWYNDWLNRGISQVIRFG, translated from the coding sequence ATGTTAGAAAGTTTAGAACCAGTTATCAACAGAAATGTTAAAAAATTGAACAATAAGCTGATTCACTTGAAGGAATTAGACAAAAGATGCGAATTTTTTGGCTCTGAATCCCACAAATATAAACTAAAACCCTGTCTATCTAAATTAGCAATACAACAATTTGAGGATCAGTATCAAGTTAAGTTACCAGATGACTATAGAGACTTCTTGCTAGAAGTTGGAAACGGCGGTGCTGGTCCAGGTTATGGTTTATTAGGTATAGAGATTAATTCTTTCGACAGCGAAAATCCAGAACTAAAATATTTATCTCAACCTTTTATATTGACTCACGAATGGAATGACTTAGATTTGATGCAAGCAAGTCACGAGGAAGGGAATCCAGTCTATTTTTATCCGAACTTTATTCAGGGAACTATACTTGTTGCTGAATATGGTTGTGGAGTTGAAGCAAGGTTAGTAATTACAGGTTCAGAACGCGGTAATATTTGGATTGATGACCGCACAAACGAAGCTGGTATTTATCCTCTTTCTCCCCATTGTGCAGCATTCTTTCATGATGATCCTGATATTGAAGCTGATTTGTATGAGTCTATTGAAGAGGTAAAAACAGCTTTGAGCTTCTATGATTGGTACAATGATTGGTTGAATCGCGGTATTAGTCAAGTAATTAGATTTGGATGA
- a CDS encoding orange carotenoid-binding protein, with protein MPFTIDSARGIFPNTLSADAVPATIARFVQLSAEDQLALIWFAYLEMGKTITIAAPGAANMQFAEGTMNQIRQMNFTEQSQAMCDLANRADTPVCRTYATWSANIKLGFWYQLGQWMEQGIVAPIPEGYQLSANASAVLQAIRGLDAGQQITVLRNSVLDMGFDPNKMGSYERVSEDVVVPKEIGERSKVTIEGIDNATVLSYMNNMNANDFDALIELFTADGALQPPFQRPIVGKEAVFRFFREECQNLKLLPERGIIEPADENYTQIKVTGKVQTPWFGAGVGMNMAWRFLLTPDNKIFFVAIDLLASPKELLNLTR; from the coding sequence ATGCCATTTACCATTGATTCAGCCCGTGGTATTTTCCCAAATACTCTATCTGCTGATGCAGTGCCAGCAACTATTGCCAGATTTGTTCAACTCAGTGCAGAAGACCAGTTGGCTTTAATTTGGTTTGCTTACTTAGAAATGGGCAAAACCATTACCATCGCTGCACCAGGTGCTGCTAACATGCAGTTTGCCGAAGGCACCATGAACCAAATTCGCCAAATGAATTTTACCGAACAATCACAGGCAATGTGTGATTTAGCAAACCGTGCTGACACACCAGTTTGCCGCACCTATGCTACGTGGTCTGCGAATATTAAACTAGGTTTCTGGTATCAATTAGGACAATGGATGGAACAGGGAATTGTTGCTCCAATTCCTGAAGGATATCAGCTTTCTGCTAACGCTTCAGCAGTATTACAGGCAATTAGAGGTTTAGACGCAGGGCAACAAATCACAGTTTTGCGTAACTCTGTGTTGGATATGGGCTTTGATCCCAACAAGATGGGTAGTTACGAGAGAGTTTCTGAAGATGTTGTTGTTCCTAAAGAAATTGGTGAACGTAGCAAAGTCACAATCGAAGGTATCGACAATGCCACTGTGTTGAGCTACATGAACAACATGAACGCCAATGATTTTGATGCCTTGATTGAATTGTTTACTGCCGATGGTGCTTTGCAACCTCCTTTCCAAAGACCAATTGTTGGGAAAGAAGCTGTATTCCGTTTCTTCCGCGAAGAATGTCAAAACTTGAAGTTGTTACCAGAACGGGGAATTATTGAACCCGCAGATGAGAACTATACCCAAATCAAAGTGACTGGTAAAGTGCAAACCCCTTGGTTTGGTGCTGGTGTAGGAATGAATATGGCTTGGAGATTTTTGCTAACTCCAGATAACAAGATTTTCTTTGTGGCAATCGATTTATTGGCATCTCCTAAAGAGTTACTAAATCTGACTCGTTAA
- a CDS encoding protein adenylyltransferase SelO gives MTLPETSQNPLLSLKYEPALESLGDEYYDEVPAAEFPRQILRWRNDALLPRFGLNPGDVSDEHFIQAFGRFEGREPFLALRYHGYQFGEYNPFLGDGRGFLYGQVRGNDGELYDFGTKGSGRTPYSRGGDGMLTLKGGVREVLAAEILHRMGVNTSRCLSLIETGMDLWRGDEPSPTRSSVMIRMNRSHIRFGTFERLNHIKRPDLVGKLLNHVIDVYYPHLKLESEKYLLFYGELVKRVAELAAQWMAAGFCHAVLNTDNMSITGESFDYGPYAFIPTFDPEFTAAYFDHYGRYSYANQPGICKLNLELLQQPLSAVMEIKQMQTVLAEFDEHYDLQYRKLFLSKLGLENVAQKETGEILIATLQLLRTYPISYHDFFAEIAKSFSIQWRDDAGLILADSEIKKAFGLSELFVNWSGIYHRILANLTPDELAKVGKTLNRYNPQTVIVRNVIESIWEPITLADNWESFYSLLVEIQDEGTTNS, from the coding sequence ATGACTTTGCCTGAAACTTCTCAAAACCCACTTCTTTCCCTGAAATATGAACCTGCCCTAGAATCACTAGGTGATGAATACTACGACGAGGTGCCAGCAGCAGAGTTTCCTAGACAGATCTTACGTTGGCGAAATGATGCACTATTACCCAGATTTGGACTTAACCCTGGAGATGTCAGTGATGAGCATTTTATCCAGGCTTTTGGTAGATTTGAAGGACGAGAGCCATTTTTGGCACTACGATACCATGGCTATCAATTTGGTGAATACAACCCGTTTTTAGGAGATGGTAGAGGCTTTCTGTACGGACAGGTTCGCGGTAATGATGGCGAACTCTACGATTTTGGCACAAAGGGTTCGGGACGTACACCCTATTCTCGTGGTGGTGATGGGATGCTAACCCTCAAAGGTGGTGTACGGGAGGTTTTGGCGGCTGAAATTTTACATCGGATGGGGGTAAACACATCTCGCTGTTTGAGTCTGATTGAGACTGGGATGGATTTATGGCGTGGGGATGAGCCTTCTCCAACTCGTTCTTCGGTAATGATTCGGATGAATCGCTCACATATCCGTTTTGGTACTTTTGAAAGGTTGAATCATATTAAACGTCCTGATTTAGTTGGGAAATTGCTAAATCATGTAATTGATGTTTATTATCCCCATTTAAAGTTAGAATCCGAAAAATATTTATTGTTTTATGGTGAGTTAGTTAAACGTGTGGCTGAATTAGCTGCACAGTGGATGGCTGCTGGTTTTTGTCATGCTGTGTTAAATACAGATAATATGTCCATAACTGGCGAAAGTTTTGATTATGGTCCCTATGCTTTTATTCCGACCTTTGACCCTGAATTTACAGCAGCTTATTTTGATCATTATGGACGTTATAGCTATGCAAATCAACCGGGAATTTGCAAGTTAAATTTAGAATTGTTGCAACAACCTTTGTCAGCAGTAATGGAAATAAAACAGATGCAGACTGTTTTGGCGGAGTTTGATGAACATTATGATTTGCAATATCGTAAATTATTTTTATCTAAGCTGGGTTTAGAAAACGTTGCTCAAAAAGAAACTGGTGAGATATTAATTGCTACTCTTCAATTACTCAGAACCTATCCCATTAGTTATCATGACTTTTTTGCTGAGATAGCTAAATCTTTTTCGATTCAATGGCGTGATGATGCAGGTTTAATTCTCGCTGATTCAGAAATCAAAAAGGCTTTTGGTTTGTCGGAATTATTTGTCAATTGGTCAGGTATATATCACCGTATTTTGGCTAATTTGACACCTGATGAATTAGCAAAAGTTGGTAAAACTCTCAACCGTTATAATCCGCAAACTGTAATTGTGAGAAATGTAATTGAATCAATTTGGGAGCCGATTACATTAGCAGATAATTGGGAATCTTTTTATAGTCTGTTGGTGGAAATTCAGGATGAAGGAACCACTAATAGTTGA